In Aquila chrysaetos chrysaetos chromosome 10, bAquChr1.4, whole genome shotgun sequence, the following proteins share a genomic window:
- the DBR1 gene encoding lariat debranching enzyme — MKVAVAGCCHGALDKMYETLELLQQRHNVRPDLLLCCGDFQAVRNEADLRCMAVPAKYRHMQTFYRYYSGEKKAPVLTVFIGGNHEASNHLQELPYGGWVAPNIYYLGYAGVVRFRGVRIGGISGIFKSHDYRKGHFECPPYNQQTIRSAYHVRNIEVFKLKQLKRPMDIFMSHDWPRSIYHYGNKKQLLKMKSFFRQEVESNTLGSPAASELLQHLKPTYWFSAHLHVKFAAFMQHQTNSKEELPKATKFLALDKCLPHRDFLQIIDIEHDPSAGDSLEYDAEWIAVLKATNSLINVTQSSWNMPEKNGLHAKWDYSVTEEAIKEVLEELNHNLKIPCNFTLTAACYDPSKPQKHMEPVHSINPQTTEFCAQFGLTDINDRIQQAKEEGSVRGEYEEEEEEEEMDSTGSAEEPSEYNTDNSGLSSINPDEIMLDEEGGDEDLSTCSVDPSPDHPPDFSASFSDIRIMPDSMAVSSDDAMDSTNEELEKSGVSKQVEEKSLSERPLKRIGGNENGNSGIKKIKRRNQAIYAAEDEDKTE, encoded by the exons ATGAAGGTGGCGGTGGCGGGTTGCTGCCATGGCGCCTTGGACAAGATGTACGAGAcgctggagctgctgcagcagaggcacaACGTGCGGCCCgacctgctgctctgctgcggCGACTTCCAGGCCGTGCGCAACGAGGCGGACCTGCGTTGCATGGCCGTGCCCGCCAAGTACCGCCACATGCAGACCTTCTACCG GTACTACTCCGGCGAGAAGAAGGCCCCGGTCCTCACGGTGTTCATCGGCGGGAACCACGAGGCCTCCAACCacctgcaggagctgccctACGGCGGGTGGGTGGCGCCCAACATCTACTACCTGG GTTACGCGGGCGTGGTGCGGTTCCGCGGCGTGAGGATCGGCGGCATCTCGGGCATCTTCAAATCTCACGACTACCGGAAAG GCCACTTTGAGTGTCCACCATACAACCAGCAGACAATTAGAAGTGCTTACCATGTGAGGAATATTGAAGTCTTCAAACTCAAGCAG TTAAAACGACCAATGGATATATTTATGTCACATGACTGGCCAAGGAGCATATATCACTACGGAAACAAGAAACagcttcttaaaatgaaatcctTCTTCCGTCAAGAAGTGGAGAGCAACACATTAGGAAGCCCTGCTGCTTCAGAGCTTCTGCAACATCTGAAACCCACTTACTGGTTCTCAGCACATCTTCACGTTAAATTTGCAGCTTTCATGCAACACCAG ACAAACTCCAAAGAAGAGCTACCAAAAGCAACAAAGTTTTTGGCTCTGGATAAATGTCTACCACACAGAGACTTTCTGCAG ataATAGACATAGAGCATGATCCTAGTGCAGGTGACTCGCTGGAATATGATGCTGAGTGGATTGCAGTCCTCAAGGCCACCAACAGTCTCATTAATGTGACTCAGAGCTCATGGAATATGCCTGAAAAGAACGGCCTCCATGCAAA GTGGGATTACAGTGTGACAGAAGAAGCCATCAAAGAGGTGTTAGAAGAGCTGAATCATAACCTCAAAATTCCTTGTAACTTCACATTGACAGCTGCTTGTTATGATCCCAGCAAGCCCCAAAAACACATGGAACCAGTTCATAGCATCAATCCACAGACCACTGAGTTTTGTGCCCAGTTTGGCCTCACTGACATCAATGACAGGATCCAGCAAGCTAAAGAAGAGGGCTCAGTACGAGGCGAAtatgaagaggaggaggaggaagaggagatggaCAGTACTGGGTCAGCAGAGGAACCCAGTGAGTATAATACAGATAATTCTGGACTTTCATCCATTAATCCAGATGAAATAATGCTGGATGAAGAAGGTGGCGATGAAGACTTGAGTACGTGTTCTGTAGATCCTTCCCCTGATCATCCTCCTgatttttctgcaagtttttcTGACATCCGGATCATGCCAGATTCCATGGCAGTATCGTCTGATGATGCTATGGATTCTACTAATGAGGAACTGGAGAAATCTGGTGTGAGTAAGCAGGTGGAGGAGAAGAGCTTAAGTGAGAGACCATTAAAGCGCATTGGTGgtaatgaaaatggaaacagtggcattaaaaaaattaagagaaggAATCAAGCTATCTATGCTGCAGAGGATGAAGATAAAACAGAATAA